CGCCACCTAGTCCTACTGATGAAGACTCTGCATTAGAAGCACTAAATCCACCATCACCCCGGCCTACACCAACAGATCCTGCTGAAGCTTGACTCTGGGAACCAGCGAGTCCACCTCCAAGAAGACCAGCGCCAATTCCTGTAGATGATGCCTCTGCACTTGAGCCACTGAAGCTGCCATCACCTCTGCTCACTCCGAGAGCTTGTGACGAGGAGTGGCTCATAGAACCACCAACGCCTAAACCCAGAAGCCCTGCTCCCAGCCCTACTGATGAAGACTCTGCATTAGAAGCACTAAACCCACCATCACCCCGGCCTACACCAACAGATCCTGCTGAAGCTTGACTCTGGGAACCAGCGAGTCCACCTCCAAGAAGACCAGCGCCAATTCCTGTAGATGATGCCTCTGCACTTGAGCCACTGAAGCTGCCATCACCTCTGCCCACTCCGAGAGCTTGTGACGAGGAGTGGCTCATAGAACCACCAACGCCTAAACCCAGAAGCCCTGCTCCCAGCCCTACTGATGAAGACTCTGCATTAGAAGCACTAAACCCACCATCACCACGGCCTACACCAACAGATCCTGCTGAAGCTTGACTCTGGGAACCAGCGAGTCCACCTCCAAGAAGACCAGCGCCAATTCCTGTAGATGATGCCTCTGCACTTGAGCCACTGAAGCTGCCGTCACCTCTTCCCACTCCAAGAGCTTGTGATGAGGAGTGGCTCATAGAACCACCAGCGCCTAAACCCAGAAGCCCTGCTCCCAGTCCTACTGATGAAGACTCTGCATTAGAAGCACTAAACCCACCATCACCACGGCCTACACCAACAGATCCTGCTGAAGCTTGACTCTGGGAACCAGCGAGTCCACCTCCAAGAAGACCAGCGCCAATTCCTGTAGATGATGCCTCTGCACTTGAGCCACTGAAGCTGCCGTCACCTCTTCCCGCTCCAAGAGCTTGTGATGAGGAGTGGCTCATAGAACCACCAACGCCTAAGCCCAGAAGCCCTGCTCCCAGTCCTACTGATGAAGACTCTGCATTAGAAGCACTAAACCCACCATCACCGCGGCCTACACCAACAGAACCTGCTGAAGCTTGACTCTGGGAACCAGCGAGTCCACCTCCAAGAAGACCAGCGCCAATTCCTGTAGATGATGCCTCTGCACTTGAGCCACCGAAGCTGCTGTCACCTCTGCCCACTCCAAGAGCTTGTGATGAGGAGTGGCTCGAGGAACCACCGACGCCTAAGCCCAGAAGTCCTGTTCCCAGTCCTACTGATGAAGACTCTGCATTAGAAGCACTAAACCCACCATCACCGCGGCCTACACCAACAGATCCTGCTGAAGCTTGACTCTGGGAACCAGCGAGTCCACCTCCAAGAAGACCAGCGCCAATTCCTGTAGATGATGCCTCTGCACTTGAGCCACTGAAGCTGCCGTCACCTCTGCCCACTCCGAGAGCTTGTGATGAGGAGTGGCTCATAGAACCACCAACGCCTAAGCCCAGAAGTCCTGCTCCCAGTCCTACAGATGAAGACTCTGCATTAGAAGCACTAAACCCACCATCACCGCGGCCTACTCCAACAGATCCTGCTGAAGCCTGACTCTGGGAACCAGCCAATCCTGCACCTAGAAGTCCAACACCCATTCCTGAAGATGACGCCTCTGCACTGGTGCCACTGAAGCCTGTGTCACTCCTGCCAACTCCAACAGCCTTAGATGATGTGTGGCTTAGAGAACCACCGACGCCAAGACCGAGCAGTCCAGCTCCCACAcctactgatgatgccttagattcAGAGGCGCTTAATCCACCCTCACTCCTTCCCACTCCAGCTGCACCAGCTGATGACTTTCCTCTGGTTGTACCAATATTGAGGTTCACTCCTATGCCGCCTATACCAACGTTCAGTCCTATGGATGATGCTCCTGATTTGGATGCGCTGAGACCACTGTCACTTCTCCCCATTCCAGTGGCTTTGGACGAGGAATGGCTCAGAGAACCACCAATATTGAGTCCCAGGAGTCCAGCACCGACTCCTACTGACGATGATCGTGCCTTGGAGCTACTGATGCCATCGCTGCTTCGGCCCACTCCAACGGATTCTGCCGAGGCGTGGCTCGTGGAAGCACCGACGCCAAGGCCTAACAGCCCAGCACCCACGCCTGCTGATGATGCCTCCGCTTGGGAGGCGCTGATAGCACCACCGTCAGCTCTGTGTCTCAGGCCGAAAGCTGGAAACAAATACCCACTGGGCTTGAGTGTCACCTGAACATATGAATTAtagcaaattttattttgaattaggTAGCTGTAGAAGTTTATCCATtccttttcattttttgttgtgaATGCAGTTTTGTAAAAAAAGAGAGACAGATTGTCAATTTAAATTGTGACTTAGCGattttcttctttaattttctttgacAAAAATTACATAACTATTTTACGTAACCGTTTTGACCAGCTAGTGGTCATCGTCAAACAAAGCACATGCTGCAAGCGGTGACGTAATGTTGCCGCTGCATTGTTAATATAAGTTACGTACTACAAAATGAAATGCTTTTGTGATTGTTGTCGAAGAAAATGAAAGAAGGCGAACGTCACTGCGGCACGTTTTTCTGTAAGAGCGTTAGTTACGGGACATTTGTCCTTCACTCTGACCAGGAATCACAGGCTTCACTAGAGTCCACTGTTTTTTTGTATAATAAAGGGAGATcataaagtttccgttcgaaggccgtacagtccagaatcggtatgcctttacgacaaaatcgccgtgagcaatgAGACAATCATCCAACCGACGCATTAGGTTGAAGAGACCGTTTTAGTAAAAcgctgtgtcctgctgcgtgaagaagtccgtaactgtctgCCGCACATTCTTGTCCGACAGTAATCGTCGACCGTTGAAGACCTTAAAGGAAAAGAAGGcgtataatcgcatggggagagattaggACTAAAGATCGGCTGCACCCACTTCAGCTGGTGTAACTTCCGCATTACGACATTTGCAATGTGGGGACATGCGTTATCATGACGTAGCAGCACCCCTTGGAGCACCGTTACTCAAGCGTGGTTTTTAGAGACATGCTGCCCATACATATTCATCATTTTCCAATGGATGTCTAACGAAGTTAGTCCTTCAGCagacaagaaaataataacagcacttTGGTCCTGTTTGCACCCAATTGGTGAGAACGTCATCTTCGTTGACGCTTTCACATTTGACCTACGCACGTCTGAAAAGACACGAGTAGCTACACTGATCCCTCGCCTTCACGTCGGTTCTGGTGTACCCACATCGGCGTTGCTGTAGCGGCGCGCTCGGACGGAAACTCTTTGATTGTCACATACACATTGTGATTCCTATTCCAATTGTTCCATTCAAGCAAGAGCAGTCAAATAGTGAATCTCTAACAAAGAACCGCTTCGTAAGGGTTTCCTACCACAGCAAATCTAAAAAGATATGACTGAAGCATTTTCTGTAGCAGAGTTTGTTAAGTTCATACATTCCTTTGAATTAGCAGAGTACGTTATAGATATGGTCAGGACTTAGCTAATATTATGTAAAAACATAATGACCTTCTCGTGTAGTAGTAGCGCGATAATTTGCAAATCAGTGAAGTGGGCTAGATCCTAATCGAAACCATGTGGCGGATAAGTGATCGTGTGCTGATACAGACACAGCCTGAGTGTGGTTTTCAGCTGTTCCAGCCTCCTTTAGGAAAATGCTCGCCCAGGTTCCCAATACGcaagcaattacactactggccagtaaaattgctacaccacgaagatgacgtgctacagacgcgaaatttaaccgacaggaagaagatactgtgatatgcaattgattagcttttcagagcattcacacaaggttggagccggtggcgacatctacaacgtgctgacatgaggaacgtttccaaccgatttctcatacacaaacagcagttgtccggcgttgcctggtgaaacgttgttgtgatgcctcgtttaaggaggagaaatgcgtaccatcacgtttccgactttgagaaaggtcggattgtagcctatcgcgattgcggtttatggtatcgcgacattgctgctcgcgttggtcgacatccaatgattgttagcagcatatggaatcggtgggttcaggagggtattaaggagcgccgtgctggatcccaacggcctcgtatcactagctgtcgagatgacaggcatcttatccgcatggccgtaacggatagtgcagccacgtctcgatccctgagtcaacagatggggaagtttgcaagacaacaaccatctgcacgaacagttcgacgacgtttgcagcagcatggactatcagctcggagaccatggctgcggttacccttgacgctgcatcacagaccaggagcgcctgcgatggtgtactcaacgacgaacctgggtgcacgaatggcaaaacgttcttTTTTCGGGTGAAgctaggttctgtttgcagcatcatgatggtcgcatccgtgtttggcgacatcgcggtgaaggcacattagaaccgtgtattcgtcatcgccatactggcgtatcacccggcctgttgatatggggtgccattggtacacgtctcggtcgggtcttgttcgcactgacggcactatttcagatgtgttactacctgtggctctacccttcattcgatctctgcgaaaccctacatttcagcaggataacccacgactgcatgttgccggtcctgtaatggcctttctggatacagaaaatgttcgactgctgccaagaccagcacattttccagatctctcaccaacagaaaacgtgtggtcaatggtggccgagcaactggctcgtcacaatacgccagtaactactcttgatgaactgtggtatcgtgctgaagctgcatgggccgctctacctgtacacgccatccaagccctgtttggttgttctgggtaatgaattctcaggatccatgcacccaaattgcgtgaaaatgtaagtgcaagtcagttctagtataatttatttgtccaatgaatatccgtttatcatctgctgttcttcttggtgtagcaattttaatggccagtagtgaaaaatGGGTTAAGTCACAGAACAGAGTTTACACACGATGCATAAACAGATTGCGCCAAAGACTTCTCTCCCTTAGATTACTTTGATGATCGTGgagtcaggaagggcatccggccagagtgttaaataatgaaagtgaaatcTGCCAAATCCCCTTACTCGACAGGAAAAACGCTAGGGAAAAGAAAGATGTAGAAACATACTCTCTTGCTAagttattgcagtgcctgtgttattcagaattacGCAGCAACATGCGTTCGTgtcgtgtccgaaggaacaggcactgtggtgaTTCCAGCCGTTATGAAATTcgtaaaatgtattcgcagttgcgaacacgGACGACCTTCAGCTgtttaatggaatgacgacagtgaaacttCGTGCCGGACTGAGGTttgaacacggatttcccgcttattgcgatcGGTCGCGCTACACCtggtatccgtgcacgactcaggccagacccaaacttccataggtcgtcaaccatgtgtctacaaactggactcgtacatccattacttaTATTCCCGtggaggggagacattttacttgtcgCTTGCCCCGTgtaggcggataaatacgatattgcagagcctCTGTTATTCTGATTTACGAGTAAAGTTCCATCCGACATGCATGCCATAAGctcgaaatccgggtttgagtcccggtccggcacaaattttctttgtcatcattccattatactgcTGATGCTTGTCCATATTCACAAATGCGAGTACATTTCACGTACtcccacacaaaataataaaaacgcTCATGACGTGATTTTCGTAGGTGTCATTGCACTGAATGAAACTACCTCTTTGTCATTAGGGAAGTAGTATCTGTAACCGCCATGGTTCCAACGAAAACTGCATATTCATATACTCCGGTGCATGTACCGTCTGCATCAACATAAAAACTGTAAATCTTGTTAACACCTACATTCCACCAAAACTTAAGTTTTAAGAAGTATTTGCATTTCAAGTTCTTATCAGCAGTATACCCTAAGTACTTCTCGCGAAACATACcaaaaactgcaaaacgaattTTGCATTGAACTAAGATAAAATTACTACACCCATAACAGACAATATTTTACTTCTTTGAACTAATAAAAATTAAGATAAACTCATATTTCAAATAAGATGGATTTACAAAACAGCCTATTTCGTTTCTCTTTAGAAACTAAATATGTTGTTGTGTAAATACTCTTTTTAACTGTTGCTTCGGCACGCCACAACGCTCCTTTCTAAACAGATCAGTCAATTTTGCGGCAAACGTGACGTTTCATTATCCATTCCCACATGCCCATCTTAAACGACACCTTTTAccatgtagagcattcaatgaTAGATTCTAAAGAACATGAAAAAGTACTGACGGCACAAAAGGAGAGCCTGATGATATGCCATGAAACACGGCCTAATGCCCATTAAAAAAATCAGCAAGGACGGAACTACCGTCCGTAAGGGCCTGCATTGTATAACTGCTTCATAGAGAGGACAtctcaggtaaagttaaaattttgGAAGGCACACGGATGCAGAGACACCTTCAGTCGACAACACCGAATATTCTAGGCGTGAAGAAAAATTTCATTTCCGCAGCTGCGCGTCGGATCTAAGATTGCACAGTCAGTGATGTTCCGAGAGCACAACCATCAACGCGACGCGACCTGGCGCCGTGAACTGTAAGTTAATGGAGATACACATTTTCCTCAGTGATGTGTCGTGTTGAGATGTATGTGACAAGATCGATAGATTAGCTACCGAGCCATGATTTACATTCTACGATGTCagttagtaaaaaatggttcaaatggctctgagcactaagggacttcaacatctgaggtcatcagtcccctagaactgaagctaactaacctaaggtcgtcacacacatccaggcccgaggcaggattcgaacctgcgaccgtagcggtcgcgcggttccagactgtagcgcccagaactgctcggccacaccggccggcgtcagtTAATAAACACAAAGAGAAATTGAGCAATTTGCAGAAGAAGAGAGTAATTTTCCTACCTTCAGATCTGGGTCACACTTGTTGAGAAGATTCTGTCTAAGAATCATATAGAAGTGATGACGAAAGGAGAATACCATGCCCTTGCAGTTTCTAGAATACCAATGGAACACATTGTTGCTAATATCGAAGCTAAAATCCGTTTTGATGTAAGTAAGGATATTGTTTAAGAACAAACCACCTAACAGTAACTTAACGAAATGTGATATAAAAACTCGCCGAGATTtaaattgtaacaaagaaattctaATTTTCCAGCAGATGAGGGTTATGCTACTGTGGTGGTTAGTGATGAAAGAAGACTATCACAATAAAACTGGAGTCATATTAGAACCAGGAAAGGCAGGAATTATGCCTTGCATACCACCTAATGCGTATAAAACAAAAACTCTTTCTAAATTTCCTcgtaatttttttgtgttctacgtaATTGCCCAAGAGCTATTCCTAATAACATTAATATCACACCAGTGAGAAACGGCATAGGTGCGCCGGAGAAATATATCGTCGTATTTGGTCGAGGCAGTCCTACgttaggaaaaaaaaataaaactttgacaaaacatataatacaaaaacattttatttgtggaAGAAAGCCTGTGATGTAATTTCTTTAATTCACTTTGGAGATTAAGATCTACCAGGCTGTGGCGTTTGTTAACGACGCGTTACTGAACGGTGTGTCAGAGTTGTTTGCAGGTATTCGGATCATaacgggcagaattgtggtgacttCCTGTCGTAGTGCTTTTTTCGCTCATTCAACAGTTCCATGTTGACGTTCGTAGGCCTTATCTTTCTGGTCCTGCAAGGGCAAAAATACCACTAGATCAAATCTGTTATCCGAGTGACCAAAAGGGATTCGATAGGAAATACATTAATAGCGATCACCCCTTTGTTTATAAAAGGCACCAAAAAACGGCATCATACGTGCTTTTTCGTAGCAAAATACCTGGTATCCACTGTAATTCATACTGCGGGCTTTAAATTTACAAATAAGAACCGAAAATGTTGACGTTTTAGTTTCCATAAATCGCTAACACCAACACGGGGATcagcagggtgattataattaaactttcgctactcaaGAGaacccccatgaaaaacgagtggtcGTGGGACTGCAAAATCTCACgcaaatttttttttaagtacgcgcggaagagaaataacgaatcaaCCATCCACATGAGTggataacatttgttaactgcgtaccatgtttacattATAGGTTACAACAGTTGCTCAATGTGAGGACTGTCTGCATCCACAAGAGCCTGGAACTGTAGTAGAGGAACCCTTTCACAATTGAAGACACGCGCAGATAAACGGgctaaccaaaaatggttcaaatggctctgagcactatgagaacttagaactacctaaagctaactaacgtaaggtcatcacacacatccatgcccgaggcaggattcgaacctgtgaccgtagcggtcgcgcggttccagactgaaacgcctagaaccgctcagccacttcggccggcaaacgggctaaccctcaaatgtaaaagctcaGAGGTAGGTGTTGTCATCTGTTGTTGGGTACGGAAACTACCAAAATTGACAATATTGTCACTCCTAAGTGACATTTAGGGTTGAGCCCAGCGTCAGTTTTGATAGTTCCCgaacccagcaacagatggcaacactcacaaaatgtgataaaaagtatccggagacctcgGGTCTTTTGGTCGAACTCATTTtttacatgcaatgtgtgattttcaaaaTTGTAGGAAACCATaaggtacaatttttttaaaaaaaatatgtgcttGTTCCCCTCTATCTGGCACTGGCATGTGGGTACTTATCCTCTCGAGTCATTTTGACCCGTAAGTTGCAGAGGAAAGATTAAGACGTTGTAAAATAGCTGCCTTAAAAACTTCCGTTGCAAAATTCTGCAGCGCCTCGGTCTTTCTCCCACGCATTTTTTCCACGGGCCGGGTTGAAACAATTCACGGGCCAGATTCGGCCGCCGGCCTCCGGTTCCCTATCCGTTATCTAAACCGTAAGGGCGGAGAAAGAGTCTCGATAAAGGCTATCAGTTACAAACGCAATGGAACAAGAAATGTAGGGACACCATACAAGAGATGCAGTACAATAAGAGGCAATTTGCCTAATACATGAAATGAAGAAGAAGGGAATGTCGACTATCTCAGTGTTTGTTGACGTAAGCAAACGCTTGCATCGCGTGCCTTACCTTGTGCGCTGGCAGCTACCGCCAGAAGGAGCAGGGCGGACTGCATGGCTCTTGGCTGGGGGTTGCCAAGGCACCAGTGTGGCTTTTATACCTCTAAACTGTCGGACCAGCTGTTGTCCTTGTACGGACACAAACACCACGGTGACATTTTCAGAAGATGCTGTCGTTAAAGATGACTTAAGACAGAGATAAGCAGACGAATATTATGTGACAGCTCGTCTCGTCCTCGATACGGTGTTCGTCTTATCAAAATTACTGTTTCGTTTTCCGATTTTTTGCGAGTACGTTGCAGCGCTCTCAATATTACAGCAAAAGTGGCTCCAGTCATAATATGATGCAATTCTGAGGCTATTTACTAACTCATTTAGTGTTTTTTCTCTACATGGCATTTTCAAAGGACTTCAGGGATATGCTTCTTTCATGGTTGTTTCGTATTAGCACTAAACATTAACTTACGACCTGATAAAGGTATCAGAACTGCAACACAGAAGCAGAATCTCTGCATAAAAAACATTGAAGTATTGTTACAAGACATTTACGTTTGGCCTAATGCTATTTGATTATACCATACACGCCAGACTCCAAATCCAAAGGATCTGGCTTCAATCACCGGGTGACCATAGGACTTCTTAAGCCATTCACTATGTCTTTCTCTACTTGGAATGCTTTATGCAAGAGAAAAATCCTTTTATCATCTCGTTCGAATTTCACGTTTAGCTACGGATCTTTTTATTATAGGTTAGGTAATCCAGTTAACAGATCGCTTCTCTAATAGAACTCTGATATTTAATATACCTTTGGGTTAGTGACCGATTTATAATGCTTGTTACAAAGGAAAAGTAAAATTACAACTTTGGGAGGATGGTTCAAATCAAGGTGCATAAGCCACGACAACAACCACTCGCCCGGATAGCCGTGAAAGTTAAAGCACTACTTACGGGGTGGGGAAGTGCGCTGGCGACTTCGCCAAGCCCATTAATGACAAGCATCGGTGTGCCGTCCGGTCtgtggtgtttaggcggttttcctcatcccagTAGATGAGTACCGGGCTGGTAGCCAAGTCCTCCTTTAGTTACACGACTTGCAAATGTTTtgaagacagttggggtacacatattGCGTCGCAGGCGTTATGGGATAGTGACAGGAATGGCATACTGCAACTTCTTAAAGTAAATAGGCCAAATCCGTTCATAATCACGCCGACCTTGCATAAATGTGggacagaggcacaagaaaaagaaggaagCACAACTAAACAATAATTATTTGTCAACGTGTCAGTGGGAAGAAGCTATTTGTAGTACTGAAGTTTCGACATTTGTTGGGTTCTACACTAACGTCAGTTATGTAGAGTTGTAATTTTTCACCGAGATGGTATTTATTATGTATAATATAATTTGCATACAACGATATAATAAGCAACCACctgcataaaaaaaaaatttctttatagtTTCGGGCACTTGCCCTTCTTCAGATGACTATAGAGGCAAATGCACTACAAATAAGTGCAAGTcagataagaatattaaaattaggAACGAAAGTATAATAATTctaaaaattgaaatataaaaaacagCACATATACCTATCGCAATAtctgcgagtgtcaacaataagatgccTAAAGCAAAATGCCATGGCCCTAAAACATACAGGAGCAATAAATAGTACTATACTGAATCCATTAATACAAAACAACTCGTAGACGCTTACATGTGGTTCTTAGTGTCTCTACAAAATTAGTATATTGAAGCGAAACAACACGTGTAGACATCATGCGAGAACAGGTGCTAATCAGCTAATGATATACATATCTTGAAGTtggtctcagggtgggggtgaaagTACgttaaaataataacataaaaacacTATAGTTGTCATAcgttataaacaaaaatgtaagtgTGTGTAAGCAGCGTAGTAAGTAGTATAAAAACCTAACGATAAATGAAATGCTTTACTATCGGCGACAAGTGGCGCTATAATGGTAAATTTGGGAACTAATCTCCAAGCAGCTGTCAGGTCAGTAGCATGCTTATAGGAAACCTGTCAATAAAAACAGAAGTGCGAAGCGCTCACAGGGCTGGAGCTTGTTACTGGAGAGACTATTTTCATTCATTAGCAAATATTAAGTATCGGAAAGTGACCGTAGTGGGAAAGAATTGTGAGGActattatataattttataataattattatttctttatatACGAGTACaattgctgaagatg
The Schistocerca gregaria isolate iqSchGreg1 chromosome 1, iqSchGreg1.2, whole genome shotgun sequence genome window above contains:
- the LOC126279851 gene encoding fibroin heavy chain-like isoform X1, whose product is MQSALLLLAVAASAQAFGLRHRADGGAISASQAEASSAGVGAGLLGLGVGASTSHASAESVGVGRSSDGISSSKARSSSVGVGAGLLGLNIGGSLSHSSSKATGMGRSDSGLSASKSGASSIGLNVGIGGIGVNLNIGTTRGKSSAGAAGVGRSEGGLSASESKASSVGVGAGLLGLGVGGSLSHTSSKAVGVGRSDTGFSGTSAEASSSGMGVGLLGAGLAGSQSQASAGSVGVGRGDGGFSASNAESSSVGLGAGLLGLGVGGSMSHSSSQALGVGRGDGSFSGSSAEASSTGIGAGLLGGGLAGSQSQASAGSVGVGRGDGGFSASNAESSSVGLGTGLLGLGVGGSSSHSSSQALGVGRGDGSFSGSSAEASSTGIGAGLLGGGLAGSQSQASAGSVGVGRGDGGFSASNAESSSVGLGAGLLGLGAGGSMSHSSSQALGVGRGDGSFSGSSAEASSTGIGAGLLGGGLAGSQSQASAGSVGVGRGDGGFSASNAESSSVGLGAGLLGLGVGGSMSHSSSQALGVGRGDGSFSGSSAEASSTGIGAGLLGGGLAGSQSQASAGSVGVGRGDGGFSASNAESSSVGLGAGLLGLGVGGSMSHSSSQALGVSRGDGSFSGSSAEASSTGIGAGLLGGGLAGSQSQASAGSVGVGRGDGGFSASNAESSSVGLGGGLLGLGLGVSKSSSSSQAVGVGGNGGSLSGATAAAKSSGFGGFGGSESQASAGSVGVGGGGSGFSTSEAQSSSVGLGAGLGSLGLGLGLSTSRSSAGAVGTSGGGTALSSAQSKSSSVGLGGGLLGLGVGASLSSSQAAASGGGYGGVSASNAGASSVGLGTGLLGIL
- the LOC126279851 gene encoding fibroin heavy chain-like isoform X2; amino-acid sequence: MQSALLLLAVAASAQAFGLRHRADGGAISASQAEASSAGVGAGLLGLGVGASTSHASAESVGVGRSSDGISSSKARSSSVGVGAGLLGLNIGGSLSHSSSKATGMGRSDSGLSASKSGASSIGLNVGIGGIGVNLNIGTTRGKSSAGAAGVGRSEGGLSASESKASSVGVGAGLLGLGVGGSLSHTSSKAVGVGRSDTGFSGTSAEASSSGMGVGLLGAGLAGSQSQASAGSVGVGRGDGGFSASNAESSSVGLGAGLLGLGVGGSMSHSSSQALGVGRGDGSFSGSSAEASSTGIGAGLLGGGLAGSQSQASAGSVGVGRGDGGFSASNAESSSVGLGTGLLGLGVGGSSSHSSSQALGVGRGDGSFSGSSAEASSTGIGAGLLGGGLAGSQSQASAGSVGVGRGDGGFSASNAESSSVGLGAGLLGLGVGGSMSHSSSQALGVGRGDGSFSGSSAEASSTGIGAGLLGGGLAGSQSQASAGSVGVGRGDGGFSASNAESSSVGLGAGLLGLGVGGSMSHSSSQALGVSRGDGSFSGSSAEASSTGIGAGLLGGGLAGSQSQASAGSVGVGRGDGGFSASNAESSSVGLGGGLLGLGLGVSKSSSSSQAVGVGGNGGSLSGATAAAKSSGFGGFGGSESQASAGSVGVGGGGSGFSTSEAQSSSVGLGAGLGSLGLGLGLSTSRSSAGAVGTSGGGTALSSAQSKSSSVGLGGGLLGLGVGASLSSSQAAASGGGYGGVSASNAGASSVGLGTGLLGIL